The proteins below come from a single Corynebacterium glyciniphilum AJ 3170 genomic window:
- the radA gene encoding DNA repair protein RadA, with amino-acid sequence MATKTTNRKTRSTYNCSSCGHQVSKWVGRCPSCHEWGTMDAAGATPTGSSTPSGLTPTSPAQPVTDIDPTIANHRTSGISELDRVLGGGVVPGSAVLLAGEPGVGKSTLLLEVANRWARQDRSVLYLTAEESVGQVRHRAERTGALSESLFLAAEHDLETALGQIDAVHPELVIIDSLQTLNASGVEGVAGGVAQTRAVAATLTTLAKSTGAPVLLVGHVTKDGSVAGPRTVEHLVDVVLNFEGDRHSSLRFLRGQKNRFGATDEVGCFEQTADGIREVADPSGLFLHHRDDPVAGTAVTVLMDGRRPMLGEIQTLALETQMHTPRRVVTGIDASRVAVVLAVLAKRAGVDLMGHEVYAATVGGMKINEPGADLALALALASTASGKALPTGLVAVGEVGLGGEVRRVPDLRQRLAEAGRLGFTTAVVPDSTRGADRTTPPKGLRIIAVSTVQEAVVKIGVTRG; translated from the coding sequence ATGGCCACGAAAACCACGAACCGCAAAACCCGCAGCACCTACAACTGCTCCTCCTGTGGCCACCAGGTGTCGAAGTGGGTGGGACGGTGCCCGTCCTGCCACGAGTGGGGGACGATGGACGCCGCCGGCGCTACACCGACAGGCTCCTCCACCCCGTCCGGTCTGACCCCGACATCGCCGGCACAGCCGGTGACAGACATCGACCCGACCATCGCCAACCACCGCACCAGCGGCATCAGCGAGCTGGACCGGGTGCTCGGTGGTGGCGTGGTCCCCGGCAGTGCTGTCCTGCTCGCCGGCGAACCCGGCGTCGGCAAGTCCACGCTGCTGCTTGAGGTCGCCAACCGGTGGGCCCGTCAGGACCGCAGCGTCCTGTACCTCACCGCAGAAGAATCGGTGGGACAGGTACGTCATCGCGCGGAACGTACCGGTGCGCTGTCCGAGTCACTGTTCCTGGCCGCGGAACATGATCTGGAGACCGCTCTCGGGCAGATCGACGCGGTGCACCCCGAGCTGGTGATCATCGACTCGTTGCAGACGCTCAACGCCTCCGGGGTGGAGGGCGTGGCAGGCGGCGTCGCCCAGACACGCGCCGTCGCCGCCACGTTGACCACCCTGGCGAAGTCCACCGGGGCCCCCGTCCTGCTGGTCGGGCATGTGACCAAGGACGGCAGCGTCGCCGGCCCCCGCACCGTCGAGCACCTGGTGGATGTCGTCCTCAACTTCGAAGGCGACCGACACAGCTCCCTGCGCTTCCTTCGCGGACAGAAGAACCGGTTCGGGGCGACTGACGAAGTCGGGTGTTTCGAACAGACTGCCGACGGGATCCGTGAGGTCGCCGACCCGTCAGGCCTGTTCCTTCACCACCGGGACGACCCCGTCGCCGGCACCGCCGTGACGGTCCTGATGGATGGGCGTCGCCCGATGCTCGGCGAGATCCAGACACTCGCACTGGAGACCCAGATGCACACCCCTCGCCGGGTCGTCACGGGTATCGACGCAAGCCGCGTCGCCGTTGTGCTGGCGGTACTCGCCAAGCGCGCCGGTGTTGACCTGATGGGACACGAGGTCTATGCAGCGACTGTCGGGGGCATGAAGATCAACGAGCCCGGAGCGGACCTCGCCCTTGCACTGGCCCTTGCATCGACCGCCTCCGGTAAGGCACTGCCGACGGGGCTGGTGGCCGTCGGAGAGGTTGGTCTCGGCGGCGAAGTCCGACGAGTGCCGGACCTGCGGCAGCGCCTGGCCGAAGCCGGACGCCTAGGTTTCACCACCGCCGTCGTGCCGGATTCCACCCGTGGCGCCGACCGGACGACACCACCGAAAGGGCTGCGCATCATTGCCGTGAGTACCGTTCAGGAGGCCGTGGTGAAGATCGGAGTCACGCGAGGTTGA
- a CDS encoding carbonic anhydrase, giving the protein MTSDETTPARDTNDSAGHLTPQEAVELLMVGNRRFMDEDSAHPNQDRGRRELLTGGQRPNAVVLACSDSRVPVEIVFDQGLGDLFVIRTAGEITDLSVLASLEFAVVSLGVPLVVVLGHESCGAVAAAQTALATGSMPPGFQRVLVEKVTPSLLAARSQGADTGEDFEKHHVVEIANHIVDRSPGILERLRDGKCGVVGMRYRLSDGLAEPVASYGLEIDGVPGTRVP; this is encoded by the coding sequence ATGACATCAGACGAAACAACACCGGCCCGTGACACCAATGACTCCGCCGGCCACCTCACACCGCAGGAAGCCGTCGAGTTGCTGATGGTCGGCAACCGTCGCTTCATGGACGAAGACTCCGCCCACCCGAACCAGGACCGTGGGCGTCGCGAGCTCCTCACCGGTGGACAGCGACCTAATGCGGTCGTTCTGGCGTGTTCGGATTCCCGTGTGCCGGTGGAGATCGTTTTCGACCAGGGGCTCGGTGACCTCTTCGTCATTCGTACCGCCGGTGAAATCACCGACCTCTCGGTGCTCGCGTCACTCGAGTTCGCGGTGGTGTCCCTGGGTGTTCCGCTGGTCGTGGTGCTCGGGCACGAGAGTTGTGGCGCTGTTGCCGCCGCCCAGACTGCGTTGGCCACCGGCAGCATGCCCCCGGGGTTCCAACGGGTCCTCGTGGAAAAGGTCACCCCGTCGTTGCTGGCGGCGCGGTCGCAGGGCGCGGACACGGGGGAGGACTTCGAGAAGCACCATGTCGTGGAGATCGCGAACCATATCGTAGACCGCTCGCCGGGGATCCTCGAGCGGCTCCGCGACGGAAAGTGCGGTGTTGTCGGCATGCGGTACCGCCTGTCGGACGGGCTGGCCGAGCCTGTCGCCAGTTACGGCCTTGAGATTGACGGGGTACCCGGCACCCGGGTGCCCTGA